The sequence below is a genomic window from Geothermobacter hydrogeniphilus.
TCTGGGCGGCGGCGCCGAATACACCCTGCACGCCGACGCGGTGGTGGCCCATGCCGAGACCTACATGGGCCTGGTCGAGATCGGGGTCGGGCTGATTCCGGCCGGCGGCGGCACCAAGGAGATGTGTCTGCGGGCGGTCGAACTGGCGACCCGTAACGGCACCGATGTCACCCCCTTCCTGTTCAAGCATTTCCAGCAGATCGGCATGGCCAAGGTCGCCATGGGGGCCATGGAACTGTTCGATATGAACTATCTGCGCCGTGGTGATTCGGTGACCATGGACAAGAGTCGGCAGATCGCCGATGCCAAGCAGAAGGCCCTGGCGCTGGCGACCAATTATCGTCCGCCGCGTCCGGCCCAGGATATTCCGGCGCCGGGGCGTTCGGTGGCGGCCAGCATCAAGAGCCAGCTCTGGAATATGCGCATGGGCGGTTTTGTGACCGAGTACGAGGAGCAACTCGGCGGCGTTATTGCCGATGTTATCTGCGGCGGAGATGTTCCGGCCGGCACCCCGATCAGCGAGGATTACCTGCTCAAGCTCGAACGCGAGGCGTTCCTCAAGCTCTGCGGTCAGAAGAAGACCGCTGAGCGGATCCAGCATATGCTGAAGAAGGGCAAGCCGCTGCGGAATTAACAGAGTTAAAATCTCGGGCCACCAAGACGCCAAGAACACCAAGATAGACAAGAGCGAAAATCATGGCTTCGACAGAATTGATTTACAGTTTTTCTTGGTGAACTTGGTGAACTTGGTGTCTTGCGCGAGCAAAGCGAGCGGGTGGCAACAAGAATTTTAAAACCATGGGTCAGTGACAAGACTGACGCCTGTTTCGGAGGACAACATGAACACCGCATACATTCTGGCTGCCTACCGGACCCCCGGGTGCCGGGCGAAAAAGGGAAAATTCAAAGATATGCGCCCCGATGACCTTGCCGCCGAAGCGATTCGCGGTCTGGTTGAGCGGACCGGGGTCGATTCGGGAAAGATAGATGACGTCATTCTCGGCTGTGCTTTCCCGGAAGGGGAGCAGGGGATGAACATGGCCAAGGTTGCCGCCAGTCGGGCCGGATTGCCCTGTTCGGTGCCGGGTATGACCATCAACCGCTTCTGTTCTTCAGGTCTGCAGAGTATTGCCATGGCGGCTGAGCGGATCATGGCCGGTTTCGCCGATTGCATTATTGCCGGAGGCGCCGAGTCGATGACCATGATTCCCATGGGGGGGAGCAAGTACAGCGCCAATCCCGGGCTGGTGGGCAGCTGGCCGGAATCCTATGCCAGCATGGGCATCACCGCCGAATTGGTGGCGGAAAAGTACGGGATCGCCCGCGAGGACCAGGACCGGTTCGCCCTTGCCAGTCACCAAAAGGCGGCGGCTGCCATTGAGGAAGGACGTTTTACCGATGAGATTCTGCCGGTCGAGGTCGAGCATGTTGCGATGGTCGGCAACAAGCTGCAGAAACAGCTTGAGACGGTGGCCATCGATGATGGTGTCAGGGTTGATACCAGCCTCGAAGGGTTGGCGAAGCTGAAGCCCGCCTTCCGTCTCGGAGGTTCAGTGACCGCCGGCAATTCTTCGCAGATGACCGATGGTGCCGCCGCCACGCTGGTGGTCTCGGAAAAGTTTCTCAAGCAGCTCGGCAAGGATCCGGTCGCCCGTTTCGTCGCCTTTGCCGTCCGCGGAGTGGCGCCGGAACTGATGGGCATCGGTCCGGTGGAAGCGATTCCTGCCGCTCTGGAGATGGCGGGTCTGAAGCAGGATGACATCGACCTGCTGGAACTGAACGAGGCCTTTGCGGCCCAGTCCCTGGCAGTATTGCGGGAACTGAAGCTCGATCCGGAGATCGTCAACGTCAATGGCGGTGCCATCGCCCTCGGTCATCCTCTCGGCTGTACCGGGGCCAAGCTGACCGCCACCCTGCTCAATGAACTCGGCCGTCGCGGTGGGAAGTACGGCATGGTTTCCATGTGCATCGGCGGCGGCATGGGTGGCGCGGGGATCTTCGAGAAGCTTTAAAAACTTTTGGGCCCCAAGGCACCAAGGCGCCAAGGAAAAGCAAAACCAGAATCTATTTGGAGTTAACACCCAGCAGATTGAAGATTTTCTTGGTGTCCTTGGCGTCTTGAGTGAGCGAAGCGAACAGGCGGCTAAAGATTTTCTGATTTTATAAATCAACGAAGAAACAGGAGAAAAGAGGATGAAAATGGACCGCAAAATACTCAAAGGCGGTGAATACCTGATTACCGAGACCGGGTGTGAAGATGTTTTTACCCCGGAGGATTTTACCGACGAACAGCGCCAGATCGGCGAGACCACTGAGCAGTTCGTGGCCAATGAGATTGCCCCGCATATCGAGGAAATCGATGGCGGCAATTTCGACCTGGTGGTCGAGGGGATGGCCAAGGCCGGCGAACTCGGCCTGCTGATGATCGATGCTCCCGAAGAGTACGGTGGACTGGAGCTTGACAAGGCGACCAGCATGCTGGTCGGCGAGAAGATCGCTCCTGCGGGCTCATTCTCGGTTGCCTATGCTGCTCATACCGGTATCGGTACCCTGCCGCTGGTCTATTACGGTACTGCAGAGCAGAAAGAGAAATATCTCGAAAAGATCATTACCGGTGAATGGTGTGCCGCCTACTGCCTGACCGAGCCCGGTTCCGGTTCCGATGCCCTCGGCGCCCAGGCAACCGCCACCCTTTCCGAGGACGGCAAGCACTACATCCTCAACGGCACCAAGCAGTTTATCACCAACGGTGGTTTCGCCAGGCTCTACACGGTCTTTGCCAAGATTGACAAAGAGCATTTCACCGCCTTCCTGGTCGAGCGGGATTTTGAGGGTCTGGTGGTCGGCGCCGAGGAAAAGAAACTCGGCATCAAGGGCTCCTCGACCACCCAGATCATCCTCGACAACTGCAAGGTTCCGGTTGAGAACGTCCTTGGCGAGATCGGCAAAGGTCACAAGATTGCCTTTAACGTCCTCAATGTCGGGCGTTTCAAGTTGGGGGCCGGGGTGACCGGAGCCGCCAAGATGGCCCTGGTAGAGGCAATCCGCTATGCCAATGAACGCAAGCAGTTCGGTCAGCCGATCAGTTCCTTCGGCGCCATCCAGGAGAAGATTGCTGACCTGACCGCCGATATTTTCGCTTCCGAATCCCTGATTTACCGCCTGGCCGGCCTGCTTGACACCAAGCTGGCCACCCTCGACAAGTCGATCGACAACTATTACGAGGAATACCAGAAGGGGATTGAAGAGTACGCTCCCGAGTGTGCCATCGCCAAGGTCTTCTGTTCCGAAGTGCTGGCCCGGACCGTGGATGAGGTGGTGCAGATCCACGGCGGCTACGGATATGTTGCCGAGTACCCCGCCGAACGCTTCTACCGTGATGAGCGGATCAACCGGATTTTCGAGGGGACCAACGAGGTCAACCGGATGCTGATTCCGGGGATGATCCTGCGCAAGGCGATGAAAGGGGAGCTGCCGCTGCAGGCCGAGGCGATGAAGGCCTTCGAGTCGCTGATGACGCCGAGCTTCGAGGAGCTGGACGAGTCAGATCCCTTTGCCGCCGAGAAACAGCTGCTGGCCAATCTCAAGACCCTGTTCCTGATTCTTTCCGGCGCCGGGGTGCAGAAATACATGAATAAACTGGTCGACGAACAGGAAATCCTGATGGCGGCGGCCGACCTGGCGATTCAGATCTTCGCCATTGAAAGTGCCCTGTTGCGTGCCGAGAAAATTTCCCCCGCGGTGACCGAACGCAAACGTGAGCTGCTCAGGGCCGCGGTCAAGGTTTTCTGTTTTAATGCCGCCGAAATCGCCGGCAGCGCCGCGAAGCGGGGTGCTTATTATATCGAGGAAGGGGATACCCTGACCATGATCCTTTCCGGCGTGCGTCGCTTCAGCAAATATGACGCCAGCGGTTTGCTGCAGGCCAAACGGGCCCTTGCGGCAGCAGCAATCGAAGACGAGAAGTATCTGTTTTAAGCCGGCAGCTGATAAGGGGGCACCTGCCCCCTTATCAGCTGCCTCACGGCTTTCCCCTGCTGCCTGCATTGGATATTGCAGTAATCACATGACCGCCATCGTCCAGCATACTTTTGATACGCCGTACCCGGTTGGCGAAGTACACTGCTACAGTGCCGAACTGAACGGAGAGTTGACCCTGTTTGATACCGGCCCGCCCTTTCCGGAGGTGAAGGCGGCGCTCAGGGAACAGCTTGATCTTCCGCGGTTGCGCCAGGTTTTCTGCACCCATTGCCATGTCGATCATTACGGTCTGGCGGCCTGGCTGGAAGAGGAATACGGGGCGACCATTTATGTACCCTATCGGGATGCGTTGAAAATCAAGCGCCACGCCGAACGGTTGCCGGCCATCGGCGAACTGCTCTACCAGAGCGGCTTCTCCCGTGACTACATTGAGAGTTACCGCAGCATCATGGAGGACGGAACAGTTTTTCCACGATTTCCGCGGCGGATGGAGGTGGTCGAGGAGTCTGATTTGCCGGAGCGGCTCGGTTTTGAGGTTCTTCCCTGCCCGGGTCATTCCCAGTCCGACCTGATCTATGCCACAGACAGCTGGGCGGTTACCGGGGATGTGCTGCTGGAGGGAATATTTCAGTCGCCGTTGTTTGATGTCGATCTGGAAACCGGAGAGCGGTTCAACAACTATCAGGCCTACTGTTGCTCCCTGGCCAATCTCGGCCGGTTGCGTGGTCGTCGGATTTGTCCCGGTCACCGCAGGACAGTGGCCAGTGTCGACGGGGTGATTCTCTTCTACATCGGCAAATTGCTGGAACGGACTGCCCGTGTACTCCCGCAGTTGGGAGAAGGCAATCTGGCAGAAATTGTCCAGCGGTTGTTCGGTGAGATGGTGAGCAGCCCGTTTCACCTCTATCTGAAGGCCTCGGAAGTGGCGTTCATGCAGGATTTCCTGGCCGATCCCGGGCGTCTGAAAACCGCTCTGCAGGGCATCGGCCTGTTCGCGCCGCTGGAAGATGCGTTTGCGCGGGTGGTTAAGTGAAAACCTAGTTTTGCCGTCAAGAAGGTCAAAAACTCATTTAACGGAGAGGCGGAGAGGAGCAGAGAAGGAGAGGAAATCTTTTGGGTTTAAAACCAAAATCGTTTTTGGTTTTCTCTGCGTCCTCTCCCTCTCTGCGACTCTCCGTTAAAAAAAGGTTTTCTTGGCGCCCTTGGCGCCTTGGCGGCCCAAAAGATTTGATTTGAAGGATTTCGATATGACTGACCCCCTGTTCCAACCGTTGACCATCGGCTCTCTGCAGTTGAAGAACCGTATCATCATGCCGGCCATGCATCTGAACATGGCCGATGATTATCGGGTCTCCGAGCAGTTGCTGGCCTTTTATGCCGAGCGGGCTGCCGGAGGGGCGGGACTGATCAGTTGCGGCTATGCCGGTGTTGATGAGTTGGCGGCGCATCCGGGGCATATCGGCGTCCATGACGACGCTTTTATCCACGGGCTGAAACGGCTGGCCGAAACCATCCAGGCCGGCGGCGCCCGGGCCGCACTGCAGATCAACCATGCCGGACGCTATAATCATTCCATGCTGACCGGTGGCAAACAGCCGGTCGCGCCCTCGGCGGTACCGTCGCGGATGACCGGCGAGACTCCCCGCGAGTTGAGTCTCGATGAAATCGAAGAATTGATCAACGCCTTTGCCGAAGCCGGCCGGCGGGTGGCTGAAGCGGGGTTTGATGCTGTCGAGGTTCTGGCCGGGACCGGGTACATCATCAGCTCCTTTCTCTCTCCTCTGACCAATCGTCGCGAGGATGCCTGGGGCGGAACGCGGGAGAACCGGATGCGATTCGGTCTCGAAGTGGTCCGGCGGGTCAAGCAGGCCTGCGGACTGCCGCTGATCGTACGCCTCAACGGCAACGACTTCATGCCCCAGGGGATTGGTCGTGAAACACTGCAGCAGTTTGCCGCCGCGCTGGTTGAGGCCGGGGCCGATGCCCTGAGCATCA
It includes:
- a CDS encoding acyl-CoA dehydrogenase family protein; translated protein: MDRKILKGGEYLITETGCEDVFTPEDFTDEQRQIGETTEQFVANEIAPHIEEIDGGNFDLVVEGMAKAGELGLLMIDAPEEYGGLELDKATSMLVGEKIAPAGSFSVAYAAHTGIGTLPLVYYGTAEQKEKYLEKIITGEWCAAYCLTEPGSGSDALGAQATATLSEDGKHYILNGTKQFITNGGFARLYTVFAKIDKEHFTAFLVERDFEGLVVGAEEKKLGIKGSSTTQIILDNCKVPVENVLGEIGKGHKIAFNVLNVGRFKLGAGVTGAAKMALVEAIRYANERKQFGQPISSFGAIQEKIADLTADIFASESLIYRLAGLLDTKLATLDKSIDNYYEEYQKGIEEYAPECAIAKVFCSEVLARTVDEVVQIHGGYGYVAEYPAERFYRDERINRIFEGTNEVNRMLIPGMILRKAMKGELPLQAEAMKAFESLMTPSFEELDESDPFAAEKQLLANLKTLFLILSGAGVQKYMNKLVDEQEILMAAADLAIQIFAIESALLRAEKISPAVTERKRELLRAAVKVFCFNAAEIAGSAAKRGAYYIEEGDTLTMILSGVRRFSKYDASGLLQAKRALAAAAIEDEKYLF
- a CDS encoding MBL fold metallo-hydrolase; its protein translation is MTAIVQHTFDTPYPVGEVHCYSAELNGELTLFDTGPPFPEVKAALREQLDLPRLRQVFCTHCHVDHYGLAAWLEEEYGATIYVPYRDALKIKRHAERLPAIGELLYQSGFSRDYIESYRSIMEDGTVFPRFPRRMEVVEESDLPERLGFEVLPCPGHSQSDLIYATDSWAVTGDVLLEGIFQSPLFDVDLETGERFNNYQAYCCSLANLGRLRGRRICPGHRRTVASVDGVILFYIGKLLERTARVLPQLGEGNLAEIVQRLFGEMVSSPFHLYLKASEVAFMQDFLADPGRLKTALQGIGLFAPLEDAFARVVK
- a CDS encoding thiolase family protein; this translates as MNTAYILAAYRTPGCRAKKGKFKDMRPDDLAAEAIRGLVERTGVDSGKIDDVILGCAFPEGEQGMNMAKVAASRAGLPCSVPGMTINRFCSSGLQSIAMAAERIMAGFADCIIAGGAESMTMIPMGGSKYSANPGLVGSWPESYASMGITAELVAEKYGIAREDQDRFALASHQKAAAAIEEGRFTDEILPVEVEHVAMVGNKLQKQLETVAIDDGVRVDTSLEGLAKLKPAFRLGGSVTAGNSSQMTDGAAATLVVSEKFLKQLGKDPVARFVAFAVRGVAPELMGIGPVEAIPAALEMAGLKQDDIDLLELNEAFAAQSLAVLRELKLDPEIVNVNGGAIALGHPLGCTGAKLTATLLNELGRRGGKYGMVSMCIGGGMGGAGIFEKL